A window of Clostridioides sp. ES-S-0010-02 genomic DNA:
TATCATCTATACCCCTTGCAAATTTATATAAGTCATATCCTTTTTTCTTAAATATGTTCTCAAGTTCAAATAAATCTAAACACCTTAAATCATATCCTGTTTTTATCCCTAAATTTTTAAGAGTATTTGAAGTGACTTTTCCAACACCAAAAAATTTATTTACAGGCAATTTATCTAAAAAATCCTGAGCATTTTCTTCATTTATTACAGTCAAACCATTAGGCTTTTTTAAGTCTGATGCTATCTTAGCAAGAAACTTATTATATGAGACACCTGCTGAAGAGGTAAGTCCAACTTCTCTAAATATATCTCTTTTAATTTGCTTTGCTATTTCAATTGATGAATCAATATTCTTTTTATTTTTTGTTACATCTAAATATGCTTCATCTAAAGATAGTGGCTCTACTAAATCTGTGTATCTATAAAATATATTTCTTATTTGATTTGATACACTTTTATATACCTCAAATCTAGGTCTTACAAAAACTGCATATGGACATCTATTGTAAGCTACAGTGGATGGCATAGCTGAATGTATGCCAAATTTTCTAGCCTCATAAGAACACGTTGCAACTACTCCTCTGCTTTGTGGATTTCCACCAACAACCACAGGTCTACCTTTTAATTTTTTATTGTCTCTTTGTTCTATAGACGCATAAAAAGCATCCATATCTATATGAATTATTTTTCTATAAAATTCCATTCTTATCACCTTAAAGTATAACTAGATTAAATTTATTTACATCACTGTTTTAATTATACCAAACTTATGTTTCTTTATGCTATTTTTTCATCTATTTTATTTATATGTCAATACTTTCTCTTACTAAAACAGTTTATAATCAATTAATTCAATACAATTTATAAAAAATCATAAAAAACACTTGCAAAAACTAGGTAAAAGCTTTACAATAGGTATTCCAAGGAACTAAATTAAAATTCCTTATGGATAACAGTATATATATTAATTTAAATGGGATGTTTTAAAAATAAAAGACTGCCTTATACAAGACAGTCTACTGATTTTATTATAATTGTAATGGACTGCTCAAACTATTACTTTAAAACAGCCCATATTTTTTTGTATAATTATATTTTTAGCTATAGTAAAGATTTTGTGAAGGATACTCTGGGTCACAAGTTACATCTATACCAAGCTTTCTAAATGTTTGTTCATCATCTCTATTTAATATAGTAGTAGAATGTGCTTGACACCCTTTTAATAAAGCTAACTTTTCCATAGCAAATTGTGCAGTTGGATTAGTTACAGCACAAATACTAAGAGCAGTTAAAACCTCTTGACAACTAAGTGAAACATTTCTACTTGCTAAAGTTTTTGTTTTTAAATTTATAATAGGCTCTAATATTACAGGTGATATTAAGTGCATATCATCAGATATATTAGCTAAATGCTTAATTGCATTCAGTACTGCTGCTGCTGTTCCATTCATTAAGTCAGAACCTTTACCAGTTAATATTGTCCCATCTTCTAATTCTAGTGCCACTACAGGACAAGTATCATTTTTATCAGCATTTTCTTTTAACTTATTACTGTAATTTCTAGCAGGTAAAACAACGTTTCTATCTTCTGGCTTTAAATTAAGCTCTTCCATAATCATTTTCATTCTATCATAAGCACCTTTATCAACTTGTCCCTTTTTATACTCACAAGCAGTTTTAAAGTATCTTCTTATAATTTCTTCTATAGAAGCTTTTCTTATTACTTCATCATCTATTATTCCAAAACCAACTCTATTAACACCCATGTCAGTTGGAGATTGGAAAATTGATTCTTTTCCAGTTATTTTTTCTATTATTTTTTTTAACACTGGGAATAACTCTAAATCTCTATTATAGTTTACTGACATTTCACCATACGTTTCAAGATGGAATGAATCTATCATATTTACGTCTTTTAAATCTACTGTAGCTGCCTCATAAGCTATGTTTAAAGGATGTTTCACAGGTATATTCCAAACTGGGAATGTTTCAAATTTAGAATATCCAACTACATTTCCTCTTTTATTTTCATGGTATAACTGACTTAAACAAGTACCAAGTTTTCCACTATTAGGTCCTGGTGCTGTTACTACTACAATTGGCTTTGTAGTTTCTATATAATCATTTGCTCCATATCCTTCATCACTAACTATAGTTTCAACATCTGAAGGATATCCCTTTGTTGGATAATGTTTATAAACTTTGATTCCTCTACGCTCTAACTTATTTATGAATACAGTCGTTGCAGGTTGTCCCTCAAATCTAGTGATTACTACACTGTTTACATCTAGCTCATAACCTCTTAAATCATCTATTAATCTTAAAACTTCCATATCATAAGTGATACCAAAGTCACCTCTTATTTTATTTCTTTCTATATCTCCTGCATACACACAAATTACAACTTCAACTTTTTCTTTCATATGTTGTAATACTTTTATCTTTGCATTTTCATCAAACCCTGGAAGTACTCTTTTTGCATGAAGGTCTCCCATTAATTTTCCTCCAAACTCCAAATAAAGCTTGTCAAAATTATTTACTCTTTCTAAGATATATTTAGACTGCTCTTCTAAATATTTTTTGTGGTCAAATCCTATTTTCATCTTAACACCTCACTAAATTAAATTTCTTTTTGATAACAGTATATTTATATATATTTTTTTAGTAAAACATCTTATAAAAAAATGTTAATACTTTTTCACTCAAAGTAATATTATACATTTAAGATTAATTTTTTTCAAGATAGTTTTATGGTAAATAAGATATACTTATATTATTAATAAAATAAGAATATTATATTTAAATATATAAAATATAATATTCTCATCTTAACATTAATTTATTTTAATATCTTTATACATGCTTTATTCTAAATTTAAAACTTTCCTAATATCTTCTATACCTTGATAAACTTCTTGTTTAGAAAAATTCATAGCCTCTAATTCTTCATCAGTTTTTTCCATAAGCATAGTATAAAATTCTATTGCTATATACTGCATATTTTCACTATTTACAGTTTTAGCTTTATCAAATAAAATTTCTTCTGCTTCATTCACATTTCCCTGGAAAACTAATCTTTTCAAAGTTATTAATATAACTTCTTCTTCAGTATTATATACTAAATCTTTCTCTTCATATTCACTGTATTTTTTCCCCAATAAGAATCTTGCAACCATCAATTTTATCTCATTGAAAATCTTATCCACTATAGCCATATTTACATCTCCTATAAATAAAATTTATTTTCTTTTTAATTATACCAAACTTTATAGAAAAAATTATTGTATGTAAATAAAATGATGAATAAATAAATTTTAAATAATAAAAAAAAGAAGGTAGCGGGGGATCTCCGACTACCTTCAAACACTAGATTGTGATTGGTTTGGTATTTTGTTTATACCCACCATAAGCTTTTTTAAATCATTTAAATTGATTTTTTTAGCATCCACATCCTCCATCAAAAACGTCACCACATTCGCAAAGTATTAATAATAATATTAAGAAAGGTATCCATGCACATAAGTCCATCTCAGCCCAACAGTCTTGGAATGCTAAGAATAAGAAAAATAATATTATTATCCACCAAGCACATCCGCCAAATCCGCCTTCACCAAAAAATCTATCCAACATAATATGTTACCTCCTAGTTATTTTGTATGTGGAGTTTCAGCTCCTAAAATATACTATGTTTAAGGTCTTATATTTGCTAATGATTTTTTTAAATTTTTTTATACAATTTTTCAGAAAACACTATTGACTTACACTTAATTTATTTCCATCACTATCTATAACTATCTCTCCATTATAAGTAAGAAAAGTTTTTATATCTAATTTTTTTAATATTTCTAATACTTCTTTATCAGGTTCTTTTTTTTGTGAGCAAGTAATAGCAGCATATTTTGGTGAAATAGATTTTAAAAATGCTTCACTTAATTTATCATACCTTCCATGATGAGGAATTTTCACAAAATCGTATTTTAAAGTATTTTCACTTATAAATTCAGCTAAACGTTCTTCTTCTGCATCTCCTGCAAATAAAAAATTGTGTGTGCCATAATTTATACTAGTGATTATTG
This region includes:
- a CDS encoding DUF1846 domain-containing protein, whose protein sequence is MKIGFDHKKYLEEQSKYILERVNNFDKLYLEFGGKLMGDLHAKRVLPGFDENAKIKVLQHMKEKVEVVICVYAGDIERNKIRGDFGITYDMEVLRLIDDLRGYELDVNSVVITRFEGQPATTVFINKLERRGIKVYKHYPTKGYPSDVETIVSDEGYGANDYIETTKPIVVVTAPGPNSGKLGTCLSQLYHENKRGNVVGYSKFETFPVWNIPVKHPLNIAYEAATVDLKDVNMIDSFHLETYGEMSVNYNRDLELFPVLKKIIEKITGKESIFQSPTDMGVNRVGFGIIDDEVIRKASIEEIIRRYFKTACEYKKGQVDKGAYDRMKMIMEELNLKPEDRNVVLPARNYSNKLKENADKNDTCPVVALELEDGTILTGKGSDLMNGTAAAVLNAIKHLANISDDMHLISPVILEPIINLKTKTLASRNVSLSCQEVLTALSICAVTNPTAQFAMEKLALLKGCQAHSTTILNRDDEQTFRKLGIDVTCDPEYPSQNLYYS
- the dinB gene encoding DNA polymerase IV, producing the protein MEFYRKIIHIDMDAFYASIEQRDNKKLKGRPVVVGGNPQSRGVVATCSYEARKFGIHSAMPSTVAYNRCPYAVFVRPRFEVYKSVSNQIRNIFYRYTDLVEPLSLDEAYLDVTKNKKNIDSSIEIAKQIKRDIFREVGLTSSAGVSYNKFLAKIASDLKKPNGLTVINEENAQDFLDKLPVNKFFGVGKVTSNTLKNLGIKTGYDLRCLDLFELENIFKKKGYDLYKFARGIDDRPVEPNRVRKSVGAETTLSHNLDIDEEETRNILDELCEEVCHRLKNSEKFGKTLTLKVKYEDFTQITRSLSLEHYIDEYNDIRNGVDNLLRNVEMNGKQIRLLGVTISNLSDKKETYKDITLFEYMDSIQR